Part of the Rhodothermales bacterium genome is shown below.
TTTCGGAGGCCGAAAGTTATCGCATTGAACTGGGCGTCATCGAGGCGCTCAATAATGTGGTCGAACACGCCTATGAATTTCAGCCGGACGCCTCCGTACAGGTCCGGCTGACGTTTCAGCCCGACCAGTTGCTCATCGAGATCCGCGACGAGGGTAAACCGCGCCCGGGCAATTTATCCAATACCTTCACCTTCGACAGCGAGGTAGTCGATACCTGGCCGGAAGGGGGCATGGGGTTATTCATCATGCACGAGGTAATGGATCGTATCACGTACGAACGCACCGATGGCGTCAACCGTCTAACGCTGATCAAATCGATACCCTGGTGAACTCGTGGTGAACAGCGACTCCCCCTATCGCCGACGCTCGCGTCGGGGCGGACGACGCCGCCGTGAACGGATGCTCCGCTACCTCTCGTACGCCCTCGGCGTTTGTGCTGTGGCCGCGTTGGGCATGTTCGCGTGGATCGTCTACCAGCGGGTCGAACAGGATCGCGCTTCGGCCTGGCGCCGGTTCGTCGAGTCCGACACCGCCATTCCCGTTCGCCACCCGCAACCCCTTTCGGCCGAGGAGGTCCGCTGGG
Proteins encoded:
- a CDS encoding ATP-binding protein → MNFDAPRSVALEIPSRLDCIEFIGESLRVLCPLAGFSEAESYRIELGVIEALNNVVEHAYEFQPDASVQVRLTFQPDQLLIEIRDEGKPRPGNLSNTFTFDSEVVDTWPEGGMGLFIMHEVMDRITYERTDGVNRLTLIKSIPW
- a CDS encoding DUF3131 domain-containing protein, giving the protein MLRYLSYALGVCAVAALGMFAWIVYQRVEQDRASAWRRFVESDTAIPVRHPQPLSAEEVRWAAAAWQYFERNTSPRTGLPASVAGDRMVHVEDIGSYLLASVAAHRLGIIEIGAFN